In Paenibacillus sp. FSL M7-0420, a single genomic region encodes these proteins:
- a CDS encoding sensor histidine kinase: MKLIKRVILLIVSSVILILALYSYSYRQSVSVIENQINTRNDEKLSYFLNRIEGLLDQNMLFATLMAKDPEVKRVSYGNLPPSGYDRLNVIQSLEHQLNLFSITNQIMNIISIYFPRYDLALSSMPSTKFDQEEIASAYSSNWELNMVEVSGVQMEAFSRFFVSPYQAEPPDLMKADFIIRVDFFTKNIMNLLDEFKLGGYSDAFFYHSPEQIVYNSTARIGLIQQVMKLRSPEIHNAQQQYHEVVEVDGKKYILYVLPSHKIDWSLVDIEPLDEILQPVVDSRNLFGVILFLLLLLGIIAAFLLYFYIQVPIRILIRSVEHIRNQNFSYRITSLKRNEFQQLFDSFNHMVQEIDHLIKRVYAEEIRSREAVMKQLQSQINPHFLYNCLAYIVNMAKLNKNSSIIAMAHSLGDYYKYTTRNETLETTLRSEMELAVNYMDIMNHQLDKFRYTVSIPESMMALKIPRLIIQPVIENAIVHGLEEVVADGLIMITGQEDPHSCRLIIEDNGPGCSENILDDLVRRVEIDDHLTEQTGLWNVHHRLKYYFGQQSGIRLASSPLGGLRIELYWEKAERE; this comes from the coding sequence TATCCAGCGTCATTCTGATTCTGGCGCTGTATTCCTATTCCTACCGGCAAAGCGTGTCTGTTATCGAGAACCAGATCAATACCCGCAATGACGAGAAGCTCTCGTACTTCCTCAACCGGATAGAAGGTCTGCTGGATCAGAACATGCTGTTCGCTACGCTGATGGCCAAGGACCCTGAGGTGAAAAGAGTATCTTACGGCAATCTGCCCCCGTCCGGGTACGACCGGCTGAATGTGATCCAGTCGCTGGAGCACCAGCTCAATCTGTTCAGCATTACGAATCAGATTATGAACATCATCTCGATTTATTTTCCCAGGTACGATCTGGCTCTGTCCTCCATGCCTTCAACGAAATTCGACCAGGAAGAAATCGCTTCCGCCTATTCCTCCAACTGGGAGCTTAACATGGTTGAGGTAAGCGGCGTACAAATGGAAGCGTTCTCCCGCTTCTTTGTCTCCCCGTATCAGGCGGAGCCGCCGGATCTGATGAAGGCTGATTTTATTATCCGCGTGGATTTTTTCACCAAGAATATTATGAATCTGCTGGATGAATTCAAGCTTGGCGGGTACAGCGATGCGTTCTTTTACCATAGTCCCGAGCAGATTGTCTATAATAGCACGGCCCGGATCGGGCTAATCCAGCAGGTGATGAAGCTGCGCAGCCCGGAGATCCATAACGCACAGCAGCAGTATCATGAGGTCGTCGAAGTGGACGGCAAGAAATATATTCTCTATGTTCTGCCTTCCCACAAAATTGACTGGAGTCTGGTTGATATCGAGCCGCTGGATGAGATTCTGCAGCCGGTGGTGGACAGCCGCAATCTGTTCGGTGTGATTCTGTTCCTGCTCCTGCTGCTGGGGATTATAGCCGCCTTCCTGCTCTACTTCTACATACAGGTGCCGATTCGTATTCTGATCCGTAGTGTGGAGCATATCCGCAACCAGAATTTCTCTTACCGGATTACCAGTCTGAAGCGCAATGAATTCCAGCAGCTATTCGATTCCTTTAATCATATGGTTCAGGAGATCGACCATCTGATCAAGCGGGTGTACGCCGAAGAGATCCGTTCGCGGGAAGCGGTTATGAAGCAGCTGCAGTCGCAGATTAACCCCCATTTTCTATACAACTGTCTGGCCTACATCGTGAACATGGCGAAGCTGAACAAGAACAGCTCCATCATAGCCATGGCCCATAGTCTGGGCGATTATTACAAATACACGACCAGAAATGAGACGCTGGAGACGACGCTGAGGAGTGAGATGGAGCTGGCAGTGAACTATATGGATATTATGAACCATCAACTGGACAAATTCCGCTATACGGTCTCTATCCCTGAATCGATGATGGCGCTGAAGATTCCCCGGCTGATTATCCAGCCTGTGATAGAGAATGCGATTGTTCACGGACTGGAGGAGGTTGTAGCGGATGGCCTGATCATGATTACGGGTCAGGAGGACCCCCATTCCTGCCGGTTAATTATTGAGGACAATGGACCGGGATGTTCAGAAAATATTCTAGATGATCTTGTGCGCAGGGTGGAGATTGACGATCATCTGACGGAACAGACAGGCCTATGGAATGTCCATCATCGTCTGAAGTATTATTTCGGGCAACAGTCGGGCATCCGGCTGGCATCCTCGCCTCTGGGCGGCCTGCGGATCGAGCTGTATTGGGAGAAAGCGGAGAGGGAGTGA
- a CDS encoding response regulator, translated as MYSLLIVDDHKHQVDTLALTLPWEQFGITSVHRAYDSRLALELLKDHRMDIMITDIRMPGISGLELIGFINENQWDIDCILLTGYAEFEYAKQALELHAVEYFIKPVRDELLLDAVDRIISKRRRHQQHSRQFEHATAVLHQNLPLLKENLLLEILQHSGYTRTYLTEKLSMYQMPYAYGDSVKLMVINFGSSFYESYSAQDIKLLEYAVMNMAEDLLSPQFHVWSRITTQVNLTLLLLPHAADDAGDADRWSPFCQELLLALANRLLEQVDHYLKHKVIISISGTARFPADISTAYSSVLSSVIKSAERQGGILLEQSGVSGSITPLRSLYQPPTLTQLMEQGRIEKLNDKLQEIFTELDTLGTDSRAHLREAYLHLLSSLTYLAHKNGKVLEDITGTASFQAERSVIHSARQLQAWSRIIIEALIGQEATADDETHRQLVRKIHSYIHEHLAHDVTLQSISEHVYLHSVYVSKLYKEITGMNLSEYILRARMEEAKRLLEHTSYKIYEITEKVGYQSPQHFIRRFKQYYGVTPDNFRKL; from the coding sequence GTGTACTCGTTATTAATTGTGGATGACCACAAGCATCAGGTGGATACGCTCGCGCTTACCTTGCCCTGGGAGCAGTTCGGGATTACTTCGGTTCACCGGGCGTATGACAGCAGGCTGGCCCTGGAGCTGCTGAAGGATCACCGGATGGATATTATGATTACGGATATCCGTATGCCGGGAATATCGGGTCTGGAGCTGATCGGCTTCATTAACGAGAATCAATGGGATATCGATTGTATTCTGCTGACCGGATATGCGGAATTTGAATATGCGAAGCAGGCGCTTGAACTGCATGCAGTGGAGTATTTCATCAAGCCGGTGCGCGATGAGCTGCTGCTGGACGCTGTAGACAGGATTATCAGCAAACGCAGGCGTCATCAGCAGCATTCCCGCCAATTCGAGCATGCCACCGCCGTGCTTCACCAGAACCTGCCGCTCCTAAAAGAAAACCTGCTGCTCGAAATTCTCCAGCACTCCGGCTACACCCGGACTTACCTCACGGAGAAGCTAAGCATGTATCAGATGCCCTATGCTTATGGGGACTCCGTGAAGCTGATGGTGATTAACTTCGGTTCCAGCTTCTATGAGAGCTATTCCGCCCAGGACATCAAGCTCCTGGAGTATGCGGTGATGAACATGGCAGAGGATCTGCTGTCGCCTCAATTCCATGTATGGAGCCGGATCACCACTCAGGTTAATCTGACGCTGCTGTTATTGCCGCACGCGGCAGATGATGCCGGTGACGCCGACCGGTGGAGTCCGTTCTGCCAGGAGCTGCTGCTTGCCTTAGCCAACCGGCTGCTGGAGCAGGTGGACCACTACTTGAAGCATAAGGTCATCATCTCCATCTCGGGCACCGCCCGGTTCCCGGCCGATATTAGCACTGCGTATTCCTCTGTCCTCTCCAGTGTGATCAAATCGGCAGAACGGCAGGGGGGCATCCTACTGGAGCAGTCTGGCGTATCCGGAAGCATCACTCCGCTGCGTTCCTTATACCAGCCGCCTACCTTGACTCAGCTGATGGAGCAGGGCCGGATAGAGAAGCTGAATGATAAGCTTCAGGAGATCTTCACCGAACTGGACACCTTAGGCACCGATTCGCGGGCCCACCTGCGTGAAGCTTATCTGCATCTGCTAAGCAGCCTCACTTATCTGGCGCATAAGAACGGGAAAGTACTGGAGGACATTACCGGCACCGCCTCATTCCAGGCTGAACGCAGCGTTATTCATTCCGCCCGCCAGCTCCAGGCTTGGAGCCGCATTATTATCGAGGCGCTGATCGGCCAGGAAGCGACTGCGGATGATGAGACCCACCGGCAGCTCGTCCGGAAGATTCACAGCTACATTCATGAGCATCTGGCCCATGATGTCACACTGCAATCGATCAGTGAGCATGTCTATCTTCACTCCGTCTATGTATCCAAGCTCTATAAGGAGATTACGGGGATGAATCTGAGTGAATATATTCTGCGTGCCCGGATGGAGGAGGCGAAGCGCCTGCTGGAGCATACCTCCTATAAGATCTACGAGATTACGGAGAAGGTGGGCTACCAGAGTCCGCAGCATTTCATCCGCAGATTCAAGCAGTATTACGGAGTCACACCTGATAATTTCCGTAAGCTGTAG